In Nyctibius grandis isolate bNycGra1 chromosome 17, bNycGra1.pri, whole genome shotgun sequence, the genomic stretch CTCTCACACGGCAGGACCTTAACTTTGGGCAAGGTAATTTGTTGTGCTAAGCCTCAAACTAGTATGCTTGCAAGGCTTCTTATTGGCACATGAGTTTGTGGGAGTGTTGTTGGAGGGTTGCCCTATCCCTAAACTTCCTGCAGCTAAGGGGAAGCAGGTGAAATTTATGTGGGGAAacaaataccttaaaaaaaaaaagaagaaattcttctgaGTATATGGTATTGCTCTACATGCTTCCCCTGCTCCCTACTTCAGCATcctttacttttgtttttcagttgttgCAGATGTTCTTTCAGAATTTCTGGAAGTGGCTGTTCACCTTATCTTGTATGTCAGAGAAGTTTACCCTATTGGGAtctttcagaagaggaaaaaatacaatgtaCCTGTCCAGGTAGGAGATTTTCCTGGAAGCTGCCAGCCACGTGGGCAAGCAAAATAGCAGGGATCAGTCAACACTCACCAGAACAAACTAAATCACTTTCAGAGTTTGTATTAATGTGCAAACTCATTTTTGAAGTGAACTTGGTTCCTGTCAAAAGGGAAAACAGCCCTCTAGCTGCGAATACAGCAGTACTCATGGAACAGGCAGATCCCCAGCTCTGTGCAGTAAGGTAACATGAAAGGGTGCTTCCTAGGAAGCAGAGATGGTTGGAATATACTATTCCTCCCCATATGCTGTTGTGGGTTTATATTCCTAATACACTACAGCTGGGTGGATACAGTGATCTGCCTCAGCTAATTAACCCTTCCACGAAAGAACTGCAGGTTTGAATTGGCAACTCAGTGGTAAAAAATGCTATTTGAAGCATGACTCAAGTGCCTTGTAACACACTGTGTGCTTCTGTTTAAATCTTCCCATTTAACATTAGAACACAGCTCTGACTATTTACTATATTTGCCACAGATGTCCTGCCACCCGGAGCTGAATCAGTACATCCAGGACACACTGCACTGTGTAAAGCCACTGCTGGAGAAGGTAAGATCATATCAGGGACCTGGGCAAAAGTACTGCAAGTGTTTTGGTAGAAAGTAAGAGAACATAAATACTGTCTTCATTGcaaaatttatttacaaatttacCATATACAATATACTGGCTGATAAAGTtcctgacaaaaataaaaataacatccaTAACTTTTGCTTGCAGTTAAGGCCCTGCCTTGCTGCTGATAATTGGCATTTATTGCATCTAATACATGCACGTGAGGATATACATCTATGTATTTTCAGTTATATCATCCTACATGTTAACTTAATGTTCTGCTTTTGAATACCTGTCTGGCAGAACAGCTTGACTGCTTTGCTGTAAAGCCAGCAAGCAAAGGTAGGTTTGAACTCTAGGTTTTGTAAGAGAAAGGAGTGACCCTGTGAAACATTTCAGGATGGAGGATGCTGGCAGATGTTGCATTCTCTGCTCTTTACAGCAAACTTAATGCACATTTAGAGAATGGAAATCGGTTGGTTTTACATTGCAGTAGTACAAAGCTGCTATATTTGGCCAATGGTCTAAGCATATCTTAACTTCCTCATCATTTTCCATTCCCAAGTGATGCAATGAGATGGCTGTACGTTTCCTCCTTTGTTCCAAAATAGTATCTAGAGAAATGTACTATTTAGTGCACTTCCTCTCCCTAGGCTTTAGCAATAAGCTATCAGTTTAACATCTGGCAAGAAATGGCTTTGCTTTCTGATTGGTAAGAATAATCTGACAGTGCTCAAGCCTTGGATAACTGCTAGTGCTGTGAGCCACAACCAAATAAACATACTCCCACTTTATCAGAATTAAGTGAGGCACACGGGGGGCAGAAGACAGCTTGTTTTAAGGAAGggatttttctgtctctgttcttGCAGAATGATGTGGAGAAAGTTGTAGTTGTAATCCTGGATAAAGAGCACCACCCTGTGGAGAGATTCGTCTTTGAGATCACCCAGCCACCGCTGCTTTCCATCAGGTAAAGTTTCCATTACTGTTTGCCCATGGCATCCGACGCTGCCTCTGCAGAGGTGTTCTGGAAGCAGCTCCAGGCCCCGGTACTTTGCTGCATGCCAGTAACAACTGCCGTCTCCTCACCAGCTCAGAGTCCCTGCTGTCCCACGTGGAGCAGTTACTGCGTGCCTTCATCCTGAAGATCAGCGTGTGCGATGCTGTGCTTGACAACAATCCCCCAGGTAAACGTGTCTACACAGCCTGACTAGAAGGGGTAATGTCCGATCCTCTGTTGGTTGTCCCCTGATGTGGAGCCTACCCTTTGGCTTGCAGGTTGCACCTTCACAGTTCTGGTTCACACACGGGAGGCTGCCACAAGGAACATGGAAAAGATCCAGGTGATAAAGGTGAGTGATGTCTTTGGCTCCCTGATGGTGTGTGAGCAAGCTGCAGAGCAAAGACTGGAAATTACAGAGTTTTGGCATCTCTAAGGTTAAGACCACTAGATATTTTGAACATGTACATTACCTTCGTGTGATGCACTTCACAACTTTGCTTTGAATGTGTTAAAACGGTTTACACTGAGCACATTGACCACACACCAGCCACAATTGCAGACAATAGCTGCTTCAGTGCCCGAATTAGATTGTAACAATACTTACTGCGTAGTGCCTGCTCAGTCACTGAAAAGTACTCTGACATATAGAACAGGTACTTGAATTtaatcaacaacaacaaaaaagcccttACCCCACATCCACTATGTGTGGATGGCTGATTCTTTATAAATAGCAAGGAAGATGATTCAAGTAACTAGTGGGTTTTGGGtgcacaaatacattttatctgGCAGGAAGGTGTGTGCACATCACTTGTTAaagcaagactttttttaagAATCCTTGCTTACGTACAGGGAAACATTTCTACAAGCCAAGTTCTTTTGGGTGTCCTAGGGCACAATAAATAAAGCTAGTGAAGtataaaattgtttcaaaatggAAGTCTGCTCGGTACTGCTTAGTAGTGGAAAGTGGTAGTATAGTAGGCCAACCTTTAACCTTGCAAGGCAGGACAGAAATCCATGCCCTGAGCTTTTGGGAGTTGCAATTAAATGCTGGTGTAAAGAATAGAACATGTTAGCTCAGGAGAGCTAAAAGTGTATCTGTTAAAGAAGTGAGGTGTTACCTTTGGAATAAGTGGGTTAACATTATAGTTTGATGCTGTAACTGAAGATAATTATGCCAGGTCTCAGGATCAAGTGTACAAGTGTTAAGTTCTGCTGTTATGAAAAGTTTGAGTtacctgtttcttccctcagcCACTAGATCTCTCATTCCCTTAACACAAATAAAGCCCCTTGTGTTCCTGCCCCTAGGATTTCCCGTGGATCCTCGCTGATGAGCAAGACGTGCACATGCACGACCCCCGGCTTATTCCCCTGAAAACGATGACATCTGATATCTTAAAGGTGAGCAGAGCATTCTGGAAGAAGAGGTGGCTGAAACTGCCTGTAGTGCTAAGCTTTGTCTACTCTGGTGCCAGCTCTGCAGTTTTCTGGAGGGTGATAATTTTAACACTGCTGAGCAATAGGTTAGTCTTGCAGATGCCTGTGCCAGTAACCAAAACAGGGCAAGACTCCTCATAATAAAGCAGGAAACCTGGTTATGGGCGAAGGCACAAACTTTTCCTATTTAGCCTATTGCAGAGTTTTTTCCACTCACATACCTGCGTATCAAACGGAACTGATGCTTGTTTGTCTCCTCCAGATGCAGCTGTATGTAGAAGAGCGAGCCCACAAAGGCACCTGACTTCACATCTTCCTTGCCTTCAAGCTTCACCTGATCTTCCAGTGGAATAAGATATCTCACAAACCATACCTTGATAACTGTGTCCTCAGCTGGCCTTCCGGGTGAATGtagagcagctgctgcctctttATTTCAAGTGCTCTTACCACTGTATATAGAACTGACTTGGAATGTGGAGCCAGAGCCTGTTCCCATGTGCACTCGTGTGAGAGTGAGTACAGGTTTTGTTACAGTGAATCTCTGGGGGCAGGATATAGGCAACTGCAGTGTGCAGTCAGTGCTTTATACAAATCCAGTTCTCACCTTATCCGT encodes the following:
- the MAD2L2 gene encoding mitotic spindle assembly checkpoint protein MAD2B, which translates into the protein MTTLTRQDLNFGQVVADVLSEFLEVAVHLILYVREVYPIGIFQKRKKYNVPVQMSCHPELNQYIQDTLHCVKPLLEKNDVEKVVVVILDKEHHPVERFVFEITQPPLLSISSESLLSHVEQLLRAFILKISVCDAVLDNNPPGCTFTVLVHTREAATRNMEKIQVIKDFPWILADEQDVHMHDPRLIPLKTMTSDILKMQLYVEERAHKGT